The following is a genomic window from Nocardioides thalensis.
CGAGGAGGTGTACGCCGAGAAGGCGGCACCCACCGACCTGAAGCGGCTCGCTACGCCGGAGGAGGTCGCGCAGGCGGCGCTGTTCCTGGCGTCCGACCTGGCGTCGGCCGTCACCGGCGTGATGCTCAACGTCGACTGCGGCGAGTTCCATGACAACTGAGGCTGCGCCCCGGCAGCGCGCCGACGTCGGCTCCTACGACGACATCGCCGCGGCCGCCGTACGGACGACGGGCCTCGAGGACTTCGGCGGCACCGGGCACGAGGAGGCGTTCCGGATCCTCGTCGACGACCTCGGCTCTCCGGACGCCGGGCTGACCGGCGTCGGCAACTACTTCATGCGGTCGGAGGTGAAGAGCGCGCTGGTGGCGCGGCTGCTGACGCAGGCGCGGTTCGCGGAGCGCCCGGAGCACGCGGACGTCGCGATCGAGCGGCCGATCTTCGTGATCGGCCTCCCCCGCACCGGCACGACCGCGCTGAGCCGGCTGCTGTGCGCCGACCCCGGGCACCAGGGCCTGGAGATGTGGCTGACGATGTTCCCCCAGCCGCGGCCGCCGCGGGAGACCTGGGACGCGGACCCGATCTTCACCGCCATGCAGGCGGCGTTCCGCGAGCACCATGTCACCAACCCCGAGTTCATGGGCATCCACTACTCCGACGCCGCCGAGCCCGAGGAGTGCTGGCGGGTGCTGCGGCAGACCGGCAAGTCACTCGGCTTCGAGTCGCTCGCCCACGTGCCGACCTACTCCGCGTGGCTGGCGAAGCAGGACTGGTCCGACGCTTACGAGCGCCACAAGCAGAACCTCCAGCTGATCGGCCTCAACGACCAGGACAAGCGGTGGGTGCTCAAGAACCCCTCGCACATGATCGCCCTCGACGCGCTGATGGAGGTCTACCCGGACGCGCTCGTCGTGATGACCCAGCGCGACCCGGTGACGTCGGTGGCCTCGGCCTGCTCGCTGTCGGCGGAGGCGACGGCCGGCCACTCGACGACGTTCGTCGGCGAGACCCTCGGGCGCGACCAGCTCGGCCACCTGTCCCGCCAGTGGGAGGCGTTCTGGGACGCGCGGCCGCGCTACGACCAGGCGCAGTTCTTCGACGTCGACTACCGCGGGTTCGTGCGGGACCCGGTCGGCACCGTCGGCGCGATCTACGACGCGTTCGGGCTCACCTGGACGCAGGAGGCGCAGGACGCCGTACGGCGCCTCGACGAGGAGTCGCGCAGCGGGCCGCGCCGCCCGTCGCACACCTACGACCTGGCCGACTACGGGCTGACC
Proteins encoded in this region:
- a CDS encoding sulfotransferase family protein, which produces MTTEAAPRQRADVGSYDDIAAAAVRTTGLEDFGGTGHEEAFRILVDDLGSPDAGLTGVGNYFMRSEVKSALVARLLTQARFAERPEHADVAIERPIFVIGLPRTGTTALSRLLCADPGHQGLEMWLTMFPQPRPPRETWDADPIFTAMQAAFREHHVTNPEFMGIHYSDAAEPEECWRVLRQTGKSLGFESLAHVPTYSAWLAKQDWSDAYERHKQNLQLIGLNDQDKRWVLKNPSHMIALDALMEVYPDALVVMTQRDPVTSVASACSLSAEATAGHSTTFVGETLGRDQLGHLSRQWEAFWDARPRYDQAQFFDVDYRGFVRDPVGTVGAIYDAFGLTWTQEAQDAVRRLDEESRSGPRRPSHTYDLADYGLTEDEVRAAFAR